One Dysgonomonadaceae bacterium PH5-43 DNA segment encodes these proteins:
- a CDS encoding hypothetical protein (product_source=Hypo-rule applied; cath_funfam=2.60.120.260,3.20.20.70; cleavage_site_network=SignalP-noTM; pfam=PF16499,PF17801; superfamily=49785,50370,51011,51445,81296) yields MKKKYYASLFALMCLFTLNSTIEAQNDNTPMMGWSSWNTFRINISEDLIKASADAMVDKGLKDAGYTFVNVDDGFFGGRATDGTMLIHPTRFPNGMKVVADYIHSKGLKAGIYSDAGTRTCGSIYDADTYGETVGLYRYEEQDAKMYFDEWDYDFIKIDYCGGQTLGLDEETQYTNIWNAMQKTDKVKNGGKIRWNICRWMFPGTWAGDIAGSWRISHDIRQNFSGTLGVIDVLEHNLYLSAYAGPGHFNDMDMMWIGSMSGSNKAFSDDQEKSYFGLWCIMNSPLMIGCDMRNIPQSSIDIITNKEVIALNQDVLGLQAQVVSRDGKKYVLAKMIEQDQGKVRGVALFNGTSSAAKMRINFKDIDLSEKAQVRDLYAKQDLGTFTGFYEVNVPANGIAMLRIEGESAFDKTKFEGEDAFINLYNGVAIDDNKYTGALFSSKYGASGDYTLKNLGGKADNWAEFRRVYSTDGGKYKLKLFYYSGDDRNLTVTVNGTEYQMTNLNSGGDGVRGRAFLNEIELKQGYNTIRFSNATGKAPEIDKFVLLDPNDPGDDNEEDLILDEEIIVNTKFPTISSEDDSNEVWYYIQFRSENGVLCDMGEGELIETKQKAIGSSAQLWKVIKTANKYTFVNKTGRKMSFADGRFNTSSTESVTVDIVATTNSSYTPAWEIQRTGASGCMNQWGGAGLDVQLGEWSKGDAGNALLFVCADRIRNFFPEVSDANNVKWYYLQFINSNKVIQGGNAGEPIIARDPLPNKDGQLWKITASGEQYILTNKLGNSIAFNNNAYDTDVSEIKGVPFDINYTETENGAAWELQRKDATATALGQTTGITIGENATNDKKNAIEFRAAKEVVYNIPTVSTTNNESWYYIQFRNGNGVITDMGVGEELLTKEMTKNDNSQIWKVLATTEATTGFKYVLVNKNGNIISYNPTVSGISTGVYLTTNLITEAAKFNFVATTNSTYKPAWELAREGSTRHLSQHSSAGFNKKITDWTKNNSRNTLVFVDLDQAEPTLSGIYKVEVMDIPTFTVNGKTLIVTGNNISKVNIYSITGQLLDTNSTSFSFSIAEAGSYIVAVTYKDGAVFNGKVVIG; encoded by the coding sequence ATGAAAAAGAAATATTATGCTTCTCTGTTTGCCTTGATGTGCTTATTTACACTCAATAGTACTATTGAGGCTCAGAACGATAATACTCCTATGATGGGGTGGAGTTCTTGGAATACATTCAGAATAAACATTAGCGAAGATTTAATTAAAGCGAGTGCAGATGCAATGGTAGATAAAGGTCTTAAAGATGCAGGTTATACCTTTGTAAATGTAGACGATGGGTTCTTTGGAGGAAGAGCAACCGATGGTACTATGCTTATTCACCCTACGCGCTTTCCTAATGGAATGAAAGTTGTTGCAGATTATATTCATAGTAAAGGATTAAAAGCAGGTATTTATTCTGATGCCGGAACACGCACTTGTGGCTCTATTTACGATGCAGATACTTATGGTGAGACTGTTGGTTTATATAGATATGAAGAACAAGACGCTAAAATGTATTTCGATGAATGGGACTACGATTTTATCAAGATAGATTATTGTGGAGGTCAGACTTTAGGTTTAGATGAAGAGACACAATATACCAACATCTGGAATGCAATGCAAAAGACAGATAAAGTTAAAAACGGAGGAAAGATTCGTTGGAATATCTGTCGTTGGATGTTTCCTGGTACTTGGGCTGGCGATATAGCAGGCTCTTGGCGTATATCACACGATATAAGACAAAACTTTTCGGGCACATTGGGTGTGATAGACGTACTTGAACATAATCTTTACTTGTCGGCTTATGCTGGTCCTGGTCATTTTAATGATATGGATATGATGTGGATAGGTTCTATGTCGGGCTCTAACAAAGCATTCTCAGACGACCAAGAAAAAAGTTATTTCGGATTGTGGTGTATTATGAACTCTCCTCTTATGATTGGTTGCGATATGCGTAATATACCTCAGAGTAGTATTGATATTATTACAAACAAAGAAGTAATAGCTCTTAACCAAGATGTATTAGGATTGCAAGCTCAAGTTGTTAGTCGCGATGGCAAAAAATATGTATTGGCTAAGATGATAGAACAAGATCAAGGTAAAGTGAGAGGTGTTGCTTTGTTTAATGGAACATCATCGGCAGCTAAAATGCGAATAAATTTTAAAGATATAGACTTAAGCGAAAAAGCTCAGGTTAGAGATCTTTATGCAAAGCAAGATTTAGGTACATTTACAGGATTCTATGAAGTAAACGTTCCTGCCAATGGAATTGCAATGCTTAGAATAGAAGGAGAAAGTGCTTTCGATAAAACTAAATTTGAAGGAGAAGATGCTTTTATAAACTTATACAATGGTGTAGCTATTGATGACAATAAATACACAGGTGCATTATTCTCTTCAAAATATGGAGCATCGGGTGATTACACATTGAAAAACTTAGGTGGCAAAGCTGATAATTGGGCGGAGTTTCGTAGAGTTTATAGTACTGATGGTGGAAAATATAAACTTAAATTATTTTACTATTCCGGAGATGACAGAAATCTTACAGTAACAGTAAATGGTACGGAATATCAGATGACAAACCTAAACTCTGGTGGAGATGGAGTAAGGGGAAGAGCTTTCTTAAACGAAATAGAATTAAAACAAGGATATAATACTATTCGCTTCTCTAACGCAACGGGTAAAGCTCCTGAAATTGATAAGTTTGTATTGTTAGACCCAAACGACCCAGGAGATGACAATGAAGAAGATTTAATTCTTGATGAAGAGATAATAGTAAATACCAAATTTCCCACAATTAGCTCAGAAGACGACTCTAATGAAGTGTGGTACTACATTCAATTTAGAAGCGAAAATGGAGTATTGTGCGATATGGGCGAAGGAGAACTTATAGAAACAAAACAAAAAGCCATAGGTAGTTCTGCTCAATTATGGAAAGTTATAAAAACTGCCAATAAGTATACCTTTGTTAATAAAACAGGTAGAAAAATGAGCTTTGCTGATGGTCGCTTTAATACAAGTAGTACTGAATCGGTTACAGTTGATATTGTAGCAACTACAAATTCGAGCTACACTCCCGCTTGGGAAATACAAAGAACTGGAGCCAGCGGTTGTATGAATCAATGGGGAGGCGCAGGCTTAGATGTACAATTAGGGGAATGGTCAAAAGGAGATGCGGGTAATGCTCTCCTTTTTGTCTGTGCTGACAGAATCCGTAACTTCTTTCCAGAGGTAAGCGATGCAAATAATGTAAAATGGTATTACTTACAATTTATAAACTCTAATAAAGTTATACAGGGAGGTAATGCAGGGGAACCTATAATTGCTCGTGATCCTCTACCTAATAAAGATGGTCAGCTATGGAAAATTACAGCCTCAGGCGAACAATACATATTAACAAATAAACTTGGGAATAGTATTGCATTCAATAATAATGCTTACGATACAGATGTATCTGAAATTAAAGGCGTTCCTTTTGATATTAATTATACAGAAACCGAAAATGGAGCAGCATGGGAATTGCAAAGAAAAGATGCTACGGCTACAGCTTTAGGTCAAACAACGGGCATAACAATAGGAGAGAATGCTACCAATGATAAAAAGAATGCTATTGAGTTTAGAGCCGCTAAAGAAGTTGTCTATAATATTCCTACAGTAAGCACCACAAATAATGAATCTTGGTATTATATACAATTCAGAAATGGCAATGGTGTAATAACCGATATGGGAGTAGGTGAAGAACTTCTTACTAAGGAAATGACTAAAAATGATAATAGTCAGATATGGAAAGTTTTAGCAACTACAGAAGCAACCACAGGTTTCAAATATGTGTTGGTGAATAAAAATGGAAATATTATTTCATATAATCCTACAGTCTCTGGAATATCGACTGGTGTTTACTTAACAACAAACTTAATAACAGAAGCAGCTAAATTTAATTTCGTAGCAACAACAAACTCAACATACAAACCAGCGTGGGAGTTAGCTCGCGAAGGCTCAACTCGTCATCTTAGTCAGCATTCGAGTGCTGGTTTTAATAAGAAAATTACCGATTGGACTAAAAACAATTCAAGAAATACTTTAGTATTTGTAGATCTTGATCAGGCAGAACCCACACTGTCGGGTATCTATAAAGTAGAAGTTATGGATATTCCTACTTTCACAGTGAATGGTAAAACATTGATAGTAACTGGCAATAATATATCTAAAGTTAATATTTATTCTATAACAGGTCAGCTGTTAGATACTAATTCAACTTCATTCTCTTTCTCTATTGCTGAAGCAGGCAGCTATATAGTAGCAGTTACTTATAAAGATGGAGCAGTGTTTAATGGTAAAGTTGTAATTGGTTAG
- a CDS encoding hypothetical protein (product_source=Hypo-rule applied; cleavage_site_network=SignalP-noTM; pfam=PF11958,PF16871; superfamily=49785), whose protein sequence is MKKILFTLLFVWTLIPSNAKSTNEDVSVGIGGNAYVTKQSQQPESNERRRGGNRDKITDGGIRAWDKTDEVISVYFHLEKAQTLNVSLKGQGESTIKVSYEGKSHKVKLKSESLTTVKVGKFKVKTPGYVKIDLQGLDKKGETFGNITELILKNPEGEVVYVHDFSNYWGRRGPSVHIGYQLPKDKKIEWFYNEVTVPEEGDVIASYYMANGFGEGYFGMQNNSQVERRVLFSVWSPFVTDDPKSIPDEQKIKLLRKGEDVNIGEFGNEGSGGQSFLRYNWTPGLTYKFLMQVHPDGEGNTIYTAYFYATDESRWRLIASFMRPETDTWYRGAHSFLENFSPLQGYLSREVKFSNQWAMDIDGNWLEITRGIFTNDGTAQAGVRLDYQGGLVNEEKFYLKNGGFFNENTEYRKMFERKALGNRPVIDFEALEKL, encoded by the coding sequence ATGAAGAAAATTCTTTTTACATTGTTATTCGTGTGGACATTGATTCCATCTAATGCAAAGTCTACCAATGAAGACGTAAGTGTAGGTATAGGAGGTAATGCTTATGTTACTAAACAGTCTCAGCAACCCGAAAGCAATGAGAGACGTAGAGGTGGTAATCGAGATAAAATAACAGATGGAGGTATTCGTGCTTGGGATAAGACAGACGAAGTGATAAGTGTTTATTTTCATTTAGAAAAAGCTCAAACCTTAAATGTATCTTTAAAAGGACAAGGAGAGTCGACTATAAAAGTTTCTTATGAAGGTAAATCGCATAAAGTAAAACTAAAGTCAGAGTCGCTTACTACAGTTAAAGTAGGTAAGTTTAAGGTTAAAACTCCAGGTTATGTAAAAATAGATTTACAAGGATTAGATAAAAAAGGAGAAACATTCGGAAATATTACAGAGCTAATATTGAAAAATCCAGAAGGTGAAGTTGTATATGTTCACGATTTCTCAAACTATTGGGGACGAAGAGGTCCGTCGGTTCACATAGGTTATCAATTACCTAAAGATAAAAAAATAGAATGGTTTTATAATGAAGTAACAGTTCCTGAAGAAGGAGATGTTATAGCAAGTTATTATATGGCTAATGGATTTGGAGAAGGATATTTTGGTATGCAAAACAATTCTCAGGTAGAAAGAAGGGTGTTGTTCTCGGTGTGGAGCCCTTTTGTAACAGACGATCCTAAATCTATTCCAGACGAACAAAAGATAAAACTATTAAGAAAAGGAGAAGATGTTAATATTGGAGAATTTGGGAATGAAGGTTCGGGCGGACAAAGCTTCCTTCGTTATAACTGGACTCCAGGTCTTACCTACAAGTTTTTAATGCAGGTTCACCCTGATGGAGAAGGCAATACTATTTACACTGCATATTTTTATGCTACAGATGAAAGCAGATGGCGTTTGATAGCAAGCTTTATGCGTCCAGAAACAGATACTTGGTATAGAGGAGCGCACTCTTTCTTGGAAAACTTTAGTCCACTACAAGGCTATCTAAGTCGTGAAGTTAAATTCTCTAACCAATGGGCAATGGATATAGATGGTAATTGGCTCGAAATTACAAGAGGTATTTTTACTAACGATGGAACTGCGCAAGCAGGAGTGCGTTTAGATTATCAAGGAGGATTGGTTAATGAAGAAAAATTCTATCTAAAGAATGGAGGTTTCTTTAATGAGAATACAGAATACCGAAAAATGTTTGAAAGAAAAGCTCTTGGTAATCGTCCTGTTATAGACTTTGAAGCTTTAGAGAAATTATAA
- a CDS encoding hypothetical protein (product_source=Hypo-rule applied; cleavage_site_network=SignalP-noTM; superfamily=49503,49899,50370; transmembrane_helix_parts=Inside_1_4,TMhelix_5_24,Outside_25_1427) translates to MRKLFLLVCAVFLYTGAFAQFTNFNSPTKVSSLAGLWEFKTAETDTVATVGGESMALTIQNKELTYWQKVDGVGTMRLDVGAKVASGFALTHGLTETTEGSNKVEKYAVMYDLKMDANKGTGQNLSSILYTKSKGDGNFFVSFSDGASGRVNGVGCGKYKENALLPSDWNRIILNIDLTAASNKINIYVAHEDGTVVYYGGVTDANQWIIPDGLLYLLGDNHGDNEYGRFNVSQIALFNNTLTADEIATLTSANPALPKLSKDNEGPWYFIQVLGGDVRVGLTMTADEDATDPENVINRVFGKALPTGDVEKQLWRAEMDADGNYAFVNKYYDQYLSAWKWVAKNKDVAALADTPNTGWILSEPATPNGRAIFQAATPLTASSPYFHQGNSGWGYSVIFETATWGKGVNSQFEFIEFANLPNKDVDFGSVKQGETATKSVIFKNTDATTITTAGDADFTFVEDDYGVKVTYVPTVANKDSKATITVEYEGETVIVNITGTCAALPIDPTTSLDTWYYVNWHRAGAGKTLTQDVVGNAAKCIAIDRTIQERQIWKLTPVDVDGVTKYYLQTLDGGYLIPLVGDGDAATVKSEPTANSTYELRSNTHTSLSGATGFAVIISGDTHLDHKNSGDYKDCLGTWGAPTGDGAAVTFTPAHSALYTADELDFATLALNLVQSDPQTVAILDVNLAADATFTATITGEDAAAFEIQNAEEVATGDDVSIVFKPTEEKVYEATLTITSGDYTATTTLKGEGLGRPRIITDKDAITFGNVTQGKMKILDLNVSGIALAEGITYDVTGADATQFNVIPTNWDATAGENAGGGLRILITPTELRDYTATLTLTTKNAEADKVIEITATGAELPELPFKCSEQSAGGAEYWYYIYNVRGNAYIKDAGANNSIENTYLTDSDDLLWKVYESPFSNQYMFVSKNNNFLSYTTDAIEEGASANTFITATTPSPFSGIDAVEHSTADCWQLFASAIGTSGSYMNKTNNNYLYTSYGVKNDAGNAIKFIAQEDAPESTFPKLSDDTNEYWYYIQFNRNNNAANGLVVALDDNGAFKAANKDVVAGANQLFKISAAEEEGLYNIVSKDYPDHLVIYTDSAFTSTSTGSLTYEKGFCVSDTATTASNFRIVFGMDGLFGISEASMAATSGFNPIGGSSVDNYIGTYGITDGGSRLVFNEFADATIASITADNGTVVEGGEGSIYDYIVTVTTGNSVTLTITANDPNATVIGGGLLENLVSGDNAFSVTVKNKNNVASYKINVIIPSDDASLSLLKLNIGTLTPEFNPEVLDYKCNDIPKGTKRVIITATPTNPAATVEGATAVGVPEEGGVKELKVTVTAQNGKVQVYTITVDILNSIDAIANGITINAVDGMLEVTFEGSKNIQVISTSGLSIDQANATARYAKSLAQGTYIVIIDGTAYKVFVK, encoded by the coding sequence ATGAGAAAGCTTTTCTTATTAGTATGTGCAGTATTTCTGTATACAGGAGCATTCGCACAGTTTACAAATTTTAATTCCCCCACCAAGGTTTCTTCTTTGGCAGGTTTGTGGGAATTTAAGACAGCAGAAACCGATACGGTTGCTACTGTAGGTGGAGAGTCTATGGCTCTTACAATTCAAAATAAAGAATTAACTTATTGGCAAAAAGTTGATGGTGTAGGTACTATGCGTTTAGACGTTGGTGCTAAAGTAGCTTCAGGGTTTGCTTTAACACACGGGCTTACAGAAACAACAGAAGGATCGAACAAAGTAGAAAAGTATGCTGTTATGTACGACCTTAAAATGGATGCAAATAAGGGTACTGGACAAAATCTAAGCTCGATTTTATATACAAAATCGAAAGGAGATGGTAATTTCTTTGTGTCTTTTAGCGATGGAGCTTCAGGACGTGTAAATGGTGTTGGTTGTGGCAAATATAAGGAAAATGCTTTGTTGCCAAGCGATTGGAACAGAATTATTCTAAATATTGATTTAACAGCAGCTTCAAATAAGATTAACATTTATGTAGCTCACGAAGATGGTACTGTTGTTTATTACGGTGGAGTTACTGATGCTAATCAATGGATTATTCCTGATGGACTTTTATATCTTTTAGGAGATAATCATGGAGATAATGAATACGGAAGATTTAATGTTTCTCAAATAGCATTGTTTAACAATACATTAACAGCTGACGAAATTGCTACATTAACTTCGGCTAATCCTGCTTTACCTAAATTATCTAAAGATAACGAAGGTCCTTGGTACTTTATTCAAGTATTAGGAGGTGATGTTCGTGTAGGTTTAACAATGACAGCAGATGAAGATGCTACAGATCCAGAAAATGTTATAAATAGAGTTTTTGGTAAAGCTTTACCAACAGGAGATGTAGAAAAACAACTATGGAGAGCAGAAATGGACGCAGACGGAAACTATGCTTTCGTTAATAAATATTATGATCAATATCTTTCAGCTTGGAAATGGGTTGCTAAAAATAAAGATGTTGCAGCTTTAGCTGATACACCAAATACAGGTTGGATTTTATCTGAACCAGCAACTCCTAATGGACGTGCTATATTCCAAGCAGCGACTCCTCTTACAGCAAGTTCTCCTTATTTCCACCAAGGAAATAGTGGTTGGGGATACTCGGTTATCTTCGAAACTGCAACTTGGGGTAAAGGTGTTAACTCTCAATTCGAGTTTATTGAGTTTGCAAACTTGCCAAATAAAGATGTTGACTTTGGAAGTGTAAAACAAGGCGAAACAGCTACTAAATCTGTAATATTTAAAAATACTGATGCTACTACAATAACTACTGCTGGTGATGCAGATTTTACATTTGTAGAAGATGATTATGGTGTGAAAGTAACTTATGTTCCAACTGTTGCAAATAAAGATTCTAAAGCTACAATAACTGTTGAGTATGAAGGTGAAACAGTGATAGTTAATATTACAGGAACTTGCGCAGCTCTTCCTATCGATCCAACAACAAGTTTAGATACTTGGTATTATGTAAACTGGCATAGAGCTGGTGCAGGTAAAACATTAACTCAAGATGTTGTAGGTAATGCTGCTAAATGTATCGCAATAGACAGAACTATTCAAGAAAGACAAATTTGGAAACTTACTCCAGTTGATGTTGATGGTGTAACTAAATATTATCTCCAAACTTTAGATGGTGGATACCTTATTCCTCTTGTTGGAGATGGAGATGCAGCTACTGTGAAAAGCGAGCCAACTGCTAATAGTACTTATGAATTAAGATCTAATACTCATACAAGTTTGAGTGGCGCTACGGGATTTGCTGTAATTATTTCAGGAGATACTCACTTAGACCATAAAAATAGTGGAGATTATAAAGATTGTCTTGGAACTTGGGGTGCTCCAACTGGAGACGGTGCAGCCGTTACATTTACTCCTGCTCACTCGGCTCTTTATACTGCTGACGAACTTGACTTCGCTACTTTAGCTCTAAATTTAGTTCAGTCAGATCCTCAAACAGTTGCGATATTAGATGTTAACTTAGCTGCAGATGCAACTTTCACTGCAACAATTACAGGTGAAGATGCTGCTGCTTTTGAAATCCAAAATGCAGAAGAAGTAGCAACAGGTGATGATGTTTCTATCGTATTCAAACCAACAGAAGAAAAAGTATACGAAGCAACTCTTACAATCACTTCTGGCGATTATACAGCAACTACTACTCTTAAGGGAGAAGGTTTAGGTCGCCCAAGAATTATTACAGACAAAGATGCTATTACTTTTGGTAATGTTACACAAGGTAAGATGAAAATCTTGGATTTGAATGTTAGTGGTATAGCTCTTGCAGAAGGTATTACTTACGATGTAACAGGTGCTGATGCTACACAATTTAATGTAATACCAACTAATTGGGACGCTACTGCTGGTGAAAATGCAGGAGGTGGACTACGTATACTTATCACTCCAACAGAGTTGAGAGACTATACAGCTACTCTTACTTTAACAACTAAAAATGCAGAAGCAGATAAAGTAATCGAAATTACAGCTACAGGTGCTGAACTTCCAGAGCTTCCATTTAAGTGCTCAGAACAAAGCGCAGGTGGAGCAGAATATTGGTACTATATCTACAATGTAAGAGGTAACGCTTATATTAAAGACGCAGGTGCTAACAATTCAATTGAAAATACTTACCTAACAGATTCTGACGATTTGTTATGGAAAGTTTACGAGTCTCCATTCTCAAATCAATATATGTTTGTTAGCAAGAATAATAATTTCCTTTCTTATACTACAGATGCTATAGAGGAAGGTGCTTCTGCTAATACATTTATTACAGCAACTACACCTTCTCCTTTCTCTGGAATAGATGCAGTAGAACATTCAACTGCTGATTGCTGGCAATTATTTGCTAGTGCTATTGGAACTTCAGGTTCTTATATGAATAAAACAAATAATAATTACCTATATACATCTTACGGAGTTAAGAATGATGCAGGTAATGCTATTAAATTTATTGCTCAAGAAGATGCTCCTGAATCAACATTCCCTAAATTAAGTGATGATACTAATGAATACTGGTATTACATTCAGTTTAACAGAAATAATAATGCAGCTAACGGTTTAGTTGTTGCTCTTGATGACAATGGTGCTTTCAAAGCTGCCAACAAAGACGTTGTAGCTGGAGCTAATCAGTTATTCAAGATTTCAGCTGCTGAAGAGGAAGGTCTTTATAATATAGTATCTAAAGACTATCCTGATCACCTTGTAATTTATACTGATAGTGCATTTACTTCAACAAGTACAGGTTCTTTGACATACGAAAAAGGATTCTGTGTTAGCGATACAGCAACTACAGCTTCTAACTTCAGAATAGTATTTGGTATGGATGGTTTATTTGGTATCTCAGAAGCATCAATGGCTGCAACTTCTGGATTTAATCCTATTGGAGGTTCGTCTGTTGATAATTACATAGGTACTTATGGTATTACTGATGGTGGTTCAAGATTAGTATTCAACGAATTTGCTGATGCTACTATCGCTTCTATTACAGCAGATAATGGTACTGTTGTAGAAGGTGGAGAAGGTTCTATTTACGATTACATCGTAACTGTTACTACAGGAAATTCAGTTACATTAACTATTACTGCTAACGATCCTAATGCAACCGTAATAGGTGGTGGATTATTAGAAAATCTTGTAAGTGGAGACAATGCATTCTCTGTTACTGTAAAGAATAAAAATAATGTAGCTAGCTATAAAATTAATGTTATTATACCAAGTGATGATGCTTCATTGTCATTGTTGAAACTTAATATTGGAACATTAACTCCAGAGTTTAATCCTGAAGTATTAGATTACAAGTGTAATGATATACCTAAGGGAACAAAACGTGTTATAATAACTGCAACTCCTACTAATCCTGCTGCTACTGTAGAAGGCGCTACTGCTGTTGGAGTACCTGAAGAAGGTGGTGTTAAAGAACTTAAGGTTACTGTAACTGCTCAAAATGGAAAAGTTCAGGTTTATACAATTACAGTTGACATACTAAACAGTATAGACGCTATTGCTAACGGTATTACAATCAATGCAGTAGATGGTATGCTTGAAGTAACTTTCGAAGGAAGCAAAAACATTCAAGTAATCTCAACTTCTGGATTATCAATAGATCAAGCTAATGCTACAGCACGTTACGCTAAGTCTCTTGCTCAAGGTACTTATATCGTAATTATTGATGGCACAGCTTACAAAGTATTTGTAAAATAA